ttatacctaAGCGAATCTGCTGACCAGTAGCACTCATCTGTGTCAGCTATACACTCTGTGGACAAAGCTGGCCGTATTGTCCTCGGTTAGAGGCAGGAGCCAacgaaattaaagaagaagaagtgcgatttcattgacgctagaaaccaacggcagcgtcaagaaaatgtagtggggggAAAAAGTTTCGTTGAATTTTGCGGTACTAAAAAGTTGAGACGGTCTGGGGATCGATTCTGTATCTTGggacgaggtgaaaattacaaaagtgaggaaattcactagaGAATCTACAActttatttgtcgaaatctagtaaatttgttcacttttgtaattttcacctcgtctcaaaatacagaatcgaccccctgaacttcttcccccactacattttcttattcgtatgtatttgaccggaaatgaatgtccgggaaagaatctaccatatgaaatcgtttgtatttcgtatgaagacttttgaagtgcaattgaaaaggtttgtgagtcattcgtttaattgtaattaattaattatttttacaccatgcatttagccgaaatagctaaattaataaaagtttttatacggaatcgtttgtattttgtatgaagagttatgaagtgtgattaaaaaggtttgtgagtcacccagataattttaattaaatatttataaactcggtaattagccgaaatatagatttttagttattcatgttaaaagaagaaggcgctagtgtttccgaaggtccgtctgcaatcagaattaatatgaacgttttaaaaattattttatactaaaataaataaatatacaggctaATAAGCCTGTAGCTATGAGcgatagttgctaattaagtttgtaaAGATGTACCAGCTGTGCAGGGTGAAGAGCAGGTTATCTCAAACGCCCTGCCACAACCCAATTAAAAGAGACTCAAATGTCATTACCGCTGAGAAGTACTTTTTGCCATTTAAGTTAGCATGTCAGAGCAACCGGATTGTCCATTGCGTTCcaccttgaattttttttacagtcgtTTATTAGGATTGCCCTACTTTTAAATTGAGcgcttttaaatgtattattattaaactaccgATATCGacatattattagtaatttaatattaaaacttgacAGAATGACGTAAACTAATTCGCTCATAGTATTATAACAAAGTATTATGCGTTCAAATTCTCGAAAGTTAATAGCTTCTTTACTATGCTCTCTCTTTATGTCGATCgattcagaaaaaaatctccgaagtctttctttctctcgcgatattCCTAGAGTAAAACTGTACAAAAGCTCTACGAAATtggcgatatttttcacggatCTGGTTCGAGTCTCGGCTCTTGAGGAAGGTGCGCATGTAGAAAGAGTACGCCAACACAGTTTATCCTGCTAAATGGTTATCAATTCTCTATAAGTTCtgtattgtacataaattatagaatatctaaacgtttctttttttttcgatgtccTGTGACATTGTACAATAgagttacaaataaagataaagccaCACTTTACGTATAATCTGATTCAGTCTTTgctaatgttacataataacgTGCGAAAGAACTAACAGTTAGACTATTTAAGAGgctatttaagaattttaattgatactgGAAGCATAAAACTGTTTAGCTAGCTTTACACAAGATATTGGTCTTCTTCTTTATGAAATCGtcaaattatgattatgataCATTTCTACATTATCACCAGCATCGAatctaatcttatttatcgTGATACTCTTGAGAAACTGTTAATCCATTGTTTTAACTCGATCGCGGCGCAGAACTGCGTCCACCAATATTGTTCTTCTCCCTCCAATCGATTCCCGTAAAAGCTGTCTACATATTGAACAGTCGATACAACGACGGCGGATTAGTCTGAAATTAAGCACACGTTAACAATCACTCTTCTTgctaaaatcacaattttcttttcaatcgcATACCTTGATTATGACATACCTGTAGACCAGCACGGGAGTCAGATCGTCGGCAGCAGGTATGCCTCTTTCCGATGCCATGGAGAAGAGATTCATGATGGTAGTCGCGCAACAAAATACACACTGCAACTTATCCCTAGGAGTCTTATACGCCGATATCACAGCCAATTCAGCCTGCGCCCATGACCAGGGGCATTCGTAAtgataaacttttgaaatgcGTAGATCCCTGTGATTTGAAGTTACGACCTTTGCCAACTTATTGATATGACCGTAAAAAAGCTGGTCCCTATATACATCTCCATCTTCATTTAGATAGAGCGCATTGTGGTATACCCATGCCATGACGGTTCTTTCCACCACGACTCTCGCCAAATCTAACTGGTTGGCGCTTGCCGCTGAAAGTAAGAAGTAAGTTCAGACGTCTCTGAGCACTCCGCTAAGATAAttgcgagataaataattatattcatgtaCATTGCCAAATCGGATCGTTGTCCATTTCCACGTGGACCTTCCCTAGAAAATTATCCACGAGATCCTGTTTTCTCGTCAGCTAGCGTAAGCTTTTTAAACTCTTCGCAGAAACGCAGGAGGAAagccttctttttttccaaaaataccCTCACACAAACGGATACAAGATGATTATTGATAGCATCCCGATCGCACTTAACTCGCACGcataatctgaaaaatattattattaaacggttaacatcttacattttaaacatcttacatttacttatacattacatacaaagatgatatttatatataaacagtacCTATCTAAGTGAGCTAATGTCGACAGCAATCCCTGACGACATCTGATTAAATATGCGATATATAAGGAGATCGCTTTTGATAATCCTCTCGAAGTGATTTGAAGAGCTTTCTACATCCATCGTCATTAAATAGACGCACGCAACGTAAAGTTTCATGAAGATGAGCTAGTTAGACTTAGCTAACTAAGACTTAGCTCAGCTTCAGTTTTGCCGTTTGCTATGACAGAACCCTCCTGCTGATGTTCCCCATCAAGCCTCACGTTCTCTTCCTCCGCCTGAGTCTCCATTTGCGCGAAGATCACGTTGATCATCTGCGTGAGAGTCGCACAGGCTGTTGTTTGATTCACCAGGTTGCGCGACGACAAGTAAACGTTGTAAACAGTACGAATTGTTAACAGTACCGTACCCTCGTATACCTCCACATGCTGGCTTGTCATTACAGTCAGCAGAGCTTTAATAATCTACAGCTGCACACTCTCATCGGTCTGTGGACCAGTGAAGCAACCGCAAATTGTCTCGACAATGCGCACAATCAGCAGCTTGTTAGGCTCCGTTGAATCAGGCACATTGCCAGTGAGATGGCTATATGCGATTAACTTCTGCAGGCAGTCCAGTGCTGTGTCACCCACAATCCGTAGTGACTAGCTCTGACATGCTGACTCAAATGGCAAGAAGTACTTCTCAGCGGTAATGACATTTGAGTCGCTCTTAATTGGACTGTGGCCCAATTAAGGGCGTTTGAGATAACCTCTTGCACACTGCACAGCTGGTGTACATCTTTGATCTCGTTACGGAGGTCCTCTGCAAGATGGAAATATGAGTGacaaacttaattagcaactatcgcttatagctacaggcttattagcctgtatatttatttatttcagtataaaataatttttaaaacgttcatattaattctgattgcagacggaccttcgggaacactagcgccttcttcttttaacatgaataactaaaaatctatatttcggctaattaccgagtttataaatatttaattaaaattatctgg
The nucleotide sequence above comes from Temnothorax longispinosus isolate EJ_2023e chromosome 4, Tlon_JGU_v1, whole genome shotgun sequence. Encoded proteins:
- the LOC139811143 gene encoding GTPase-activating protein and VPS9 domain-containing protein 1-like isoform X1 codes for the protein MDNDPIWQSASANQLDLARVVVERTVMAWVYHNALYLNEDGDVYRDQLFYGHINKLAKVVTSNHRDLRISKVYHYECPWSWAQAELAVISAYKTPRDKLQCVFCCATTIMNLFSMASERGIPAADDLTPVLVYRLIRRRCIDCSICRQLLRESIGGRRTILVDAVLRRDRVKTMD
- the LOC139811143 gene encoding GTPase-activating protein and VPS9 domain-containing protein 1-like isoform X2; translation: MDNDPIWQSASANQLDLARVVVERTVMAWVYHNALYLNEDGDVYRDQLFYGHINKLAKVVTSNHRDLRISKVYHYECPWSWAQAELAVISAYKTPRDKLQCVFCCATTIMNLFSMASERGIPAADDLTPVLVYRYVIIKTNPPSLYRLFNM